One window of Aliarcobacter lanthieri genomic DNA carries:
- a CDS encoding lactate utilization protein B, with the protein MSSHSINAAKFVANDERMHWHDGALWFVREKRDKASKSIPEWENLREYADQIKTHTMANLDKYLLEFEKNATKKGITVHFAFDAQEHNEIVYKILKEHDVKKLVKSKSMLTEECHLNPFLENHGIEVIDTDLGERIVQLRKEPPSHIVLPAIHLKKSDVSDTFHEKLGTEQGNYDPTYLTRAARAALREDFLTADAGLTGVNFAIAQTGGVVVCTNEGNADMGASVPKLHIASMGIEKIIPRLEDLSVFTRLLARSATGQPVTSYTSHFHAPVENGQMHIIIVDNKRSQFLSSIKNKKALNCIRCGACMNTCPVYRRSGGHSYEYVIPGPIGSILGSVKEPKTHNSLPFACTLCGSCSNVCPVKIDLDSQLYSLRQDLGNMNLIDSKKQKIMKVTAWVMSKPVLFNFVGKMARFIVPKLPKSLLYNKLNVWGRQRDLPKFPKKSFKEMFKDGDLND; encoded by the coding sequence ATGAGTAGCCATAGTATAAATGCTGCAAAATTTGTTGCAAATGATGAAAGAATGCATTGGCATGATGGTGCTTTATGGTTTGTAAGAGAGAAAAGAGATAAAGCTAGTAAATCTATACCTGAATGGGAAAATTTACGAGAATATGCAGACCAAATAAAAACTCATACAATGGCTAATTTAGATAAATATCTTTTAGAGTTTGAAAAAAATGCAACAAAAAAAGGGATTACTGTACATTTTGCTTTTGATGCACAAGAGCATAATGAAATTGTTTATAAAATTTTAAAAGAACATGATGTAAAAAAACTTGTAAAATCAAAATCTATGCTTACAGAAGAGTGCCACCTAAATCCATTTTTAGAAAACCATGGAATTGAAGTAATAGATACAGATTTGGGAGAGAGAATTGTTCAATTAAGAAAAGAACCTCCATCACATATTGTTCTTCCTGCAATCCATCTAAAGAAATCTGATGTATCAGATACTTTTCATGAAAAGTTAGGAACTGAACAAGGAAATTATGACCCAACTTATCTTACACGTGCTGCACGTGCTGCTTTAAGAGAAGATTTTTTAACAGCAGATGCTGGATTAACTGGAGTTAATTTTGCTATTGCACAAACTGGTGGAGTTGTTGTTTGTACAAATGAAGGAAATGCAGATATGGGAGCAAGTGTTCCAAAACTTCATATTGCTTCAATGGGTATTGAAAAAATAATTCCAAGACTTGAAGATTTAAGTGTATTCACAAGACTACTTGCTAGAAGTGCTACAGGACAACCTGTTACTTCATATACTTCACATTTTCATGCTCCTGTTGAAAATGGGCAAATGCATATAATTATTGTTGATAATAAAAGAAGTCAATTTCTAAGTTCAATAAAAAATAAAAAAGCATTAAACTGTATTAGATGTGGGGCTTGTATGAATACTTGTCCTGTTTACAGAAGAAGTGGAGGGCATTCTTATGAATATGTAATTCCTGGTCCTATTGGTTCAATTTTAGGAAGTGTAAAAGAGCCAAAAACTCATAATAGTTTACCTTTTGCATGTACATTATGTGGTTCTTGTTCAAATGTTTGTCCAGTAAAGATAGATTTAGATTCCCAACTTTATAGCCTAAGACAAGATTTAGGGAATATGAACTTAATTGATAGTAAAAAACAAAAAATAATGAAAGTAACAGCATGGGTTATGAGTAAGCCAGTATTATTTAATTTTGTAGGAAAAATGGCAAGATTTATAGTTCCAAAATTACCAAAATCTTTACTTTATAATAAATTAAATGTTTGGGGAAGACAAAGGGATTTACCAAAATTTCCTAAAAAAAGTTTTAAAGAAATGTTTAAAGATGGAGATTTAAATGACTAG
- a CDS encoding acetyl-CoA carboxylase biotin carboxylase subunit, protein MAEIKKILIANRGEIVQRAIRTIKEMGKKSVVVYSAGDKNASYLKHADEAICIGGAKSSESYLNIPALITAAEMTGCDAIFPGYGFLSENQDFVEICKLHNIKFIGPSVEVMEKMSDKSKAKEEMVKAGVPVVPGSKGAIKTLEEGRRIALEIGYPIMAKAASGGGGRGMRLIKTESEFDQNFMAASSEALAAFGDGTMYLERFINNPRHIEVQVIGDSHGNAIHVGERDCSLQRRHQKVIEESPAILLNDETRAKLHEVAVKATKYLKYEGAGTFEFLADDKQNIYFMEMNTRLQVEHPVSEMVSGLDIIEWMIKVAEGEKLPPQESIKFRGHAIECRITAEDPNTFFPCPGKITQWMVPGGRNVRVDSHIYTNYVVPPHYDSMIGKLIVWGRDRDKAINIMKRALSEFEVEGIKTNIPFHKRMMINKDFISNNYDTKYLENYRGLDSI, encoded by the coding sequence ATGGCAGAAATAAAAAAAATATTAATAGCCAATAGAGGAGAAATAGTTCAAAGAGCAATAAGAACTATTAAAGAGATGGGCAAAAAATCTGTTGTAGTTTATAGTGCAGGAGATAAAAATGCTTCTTATTTAAAACATGCAGATGAAGCAATATGTATAGGTGGAGCAAAATCAAGTGAATCATACTTAAATATTCCTGCACTTATTACTGCTGCTGAGATGACTGGTTGTGATGCAATTTTCCCTGGATATGGATTTTTATCTGAAAATCAAGATTTTGTAGAAATTTGTAAACTTCATAATATTAAATTTATTGGACCTTCTGTTGAAGTTATGGAAAAAATGTCTGATAAATCAAAAGCAAAAGAAGAAATGGTAAAAGCTGGTGTTCCAGTTGTGCCTGGAAGTAAAGGTGCTATTAAAACTTTGGAAGAAGGAAGAAGAATAGCACTAGAAATTGGTTATCCTATTATGGCAAAAGCCGCTTCTGGTGGTGGTGGAAGAGGAATGAGACTTATAAAAACTGAAAGTGAGTTTGATCAAAACTTTATGGCTGCTTCAAGTGAAGCACTTGCTGCTTTTGGTGATGGTACTATGTATTTAGAAAGATTTATCAATAATCCAAGACATATTGAAGTTCAAGTTATTGGTGATAGTCATGGAAATGCTATTCATGTTGGAGAAAGAGATTGCTCTTTACAAAGAAGACATCAAAAAGTTATAGAAGAATCACCAGCTATATTATTAAATGATGAAACAAGAGCAAAACTTCATGAAGTTGCAGTAAAAGCTACAAAATATTTAAAATATGAAGGTGCTGGAACTTTTGAATTCTTAGCAGATGATAAACAAAATATCTATTTTATGGAAATGAATACAAGACTTCAAGTAGAACATCCAGTTTCTGAAATGGTTTCAGGCCTTGATATTATAGAATGGATGATAAAAGTAGCAGAAGGTGAAAAGTTACCACCACAAGAAAGTATTAAATTTAGAGGACATGCTATTGAGTGTAGAATTACAGCAGAAGATCCAAATACATTTTTCCCATGCCCTGGTAAAATAACTCAATGGATGGTTCCTGGTGGAAGAAATGTAAGAGTAGATTCTCATATTTATACTAATTACGTTGTACCACCTCATTATGACTCAATGATTGGAAAACTAATTGTTTGGGGTAGAGATAGAGACAAAGCTATAAATATTATGAAAAGAGCCTTAAGTGAATTTGAAGTTGAAGGAATAAAAACAAATATTCCTTTTCATAAAAGAATGATGATAAATAAAGACTTTATTTCAAATAACTACGACACAAAATATCTAGAGAACTATAGAGGTTTAGATAGTATTTAA
- a CDS encoding (Fe-S)-binding protein, which yields MRIGLFIPCFMNELYPNVCKATYKLLKNQGLDIDYPLEQTCCGQAMANSGCSKDIKTLALNFVNTFKDYDYIVAPSASCVTMVKEHYAEFFDNDKDYNKIKASIYEICEFLHDVIKLENLNFEHTFSYKIGLHNSCHGHRVLKLATASELNIPYNSKLKNLLNKVNGIELITLRREDECCGFGGTFSVQEEAISVAMGKDRVKDHLDSNAQIITGADMSCLMHMDGIINRDKTPIKVMHITEILVGDRP from the coding sequence ATGAGAATTGGTCTATTTATTCCCTGTTTTATGAATGAACTATATCCGAATGTTTGTAAAGCAACATATAAATTACTAAAAAATCAAGGTTTAGATATAGATTATCCATTAGAACAAACTTGCTGTGGACAAGCTATGGCAAATTCTGGCTGTTCTAAAGATATAAAAACCTTAGCATTAAATTTTGTAAACACCTTTAAAGACTATGATTATATTGTTGCACCAAGTGCTTCATGTGTAACTATGGTTAAAGAACATTATGCAGAATTCTTTGATAATGACAAAGATTACAATAAAATTAAAGCATCAATATATGAGATTTGTGAATTTTTACATGATGTAATAAAACTAGAAAATTTAAATTTTGAACATACATTCTCATATAAAATTGGGCTACACAATTCATGTCATGGTCATAGAGTTCTAAAACTAGCAACAGCAAGTGAGTTAAATATCCCATATAATTCAAAATTAAAAAATCTTTTAAATAAAGTAAATGGTATTGAACTAATAACTTTAAGAAGAGAAGATGAATGTTGTGGTTTTGGCGGAACATTTAGTGTTCAAGAAGAAGCTATTTCAGTTGCTATGGGAAAAGATAGAGTAAAAGATCATCTTGATTCAAATGCTCAGATTATAACTGGAGCTGATATGTCATGTTTAATGCATATGGATGGGATAATTAATAGAGATAAAACTCCAATTAAAGTTATGCATATAACTGAAATTCTTGTAGGAGATAGACCATGA
- a CDS encoding inorganic phosphate transporter, producing the protein MDIKTINTLEKATEKTLPSFAKFSLSLLFILAVFLWTYTSHGAIPDNSFLIIGAIFGAYMALNIGANDVSNNVGPAVGAKALTLTGAIIIAAIFESAGAIIAGGDVVNTIKSGIIDPAAITDVNAFIWAMTAGLLAGAVWLNFATSIGAPVSTTHAIVGGVTGAGIAAAGFAILNWSSLGAIVSSWIISPLLGGIIAAAFLYFIKKKIVYKEDMLGQAKKFVPYLIAIMTWSFSTYLMLKGLKQLININFFVASIVSLGFAFFAYYLSKKHIENTLPTLLNDRASVNKLFTPALIFAAALLSFAHGANDVSNAIGPLAAINDAIVNAGQVGGTAHIPFWIMLVGAIGIVIGLILYGPRLIKTVGNEITELDQMRGFSIAMATAITVIVASQLGLPVSSTHITIGGVFGVGFLREALDMTEKNYVQDIREKFKKHKKELDKLKSELAKLEIIKDKSKATYIKIVENFKKIDEIEEIVKQEKKDFKEAKGTKYVKRDAVKKIVAAWVITVPASALLAAGIFYMIKGIVAV; encoded by the coding sequence ATGGATATTAAAACGATAAATACGCTTGAAAAAGCCACCGAGAAGACATTACCTAGTTTTGCAAAATTTAGTCTTTCCTTACTGTTTATTTTAGCAGTATTCTTATGGACATATACTTCTCACGGTGCTATTCCGGATAACTCTTTCTTAATTATTGGAGCTATATTTGGGGCTTATATGGCTTTAAATATTGGTGCAAATGATGTTTCAAATAATGTTGGACCTGCTGTTGGTGCTAAAGCTTTAACTCTTACGGGAGCAATTATTATTGCAGCAATTTTTGAAAGTGCTGGGGCAATTATTGCTGGAGGTGATGTTGTTAATACAATTAAAAGTGGAATTATTGACCCAGCTGCAATTACAGATGTTAATGCATTTATTTGGGCAATGACAGCTGGATTATTAGCTGGTGCAGTTTGGTTAAACTTTGCTACATCAATTGGAGCACCTGTCTCAACTACTCACGCAATTGTTGGTGGAGTTACTGGTGCTGGTATTGCTGCTGCTGGATTTGCAATATTAAACTGGAGTAGTTTAGGGGCTATTGTAAGTTCTTGGATTATATCACCCCTTTTAGGTGGTATTATTGCAGCAGCTTTTTTATATTTTATTAAAAAGAAAATTGTTTATAAAGAAGATATGCTTGGGCAAGCTAAAAAATTTGTTCCATATTTAATAGCTATTATGACTTGGTCATTTTCTACATATTTAATGTTAAAAGGCTTAAAACAACTAATAAATATTAATTTTTTTGTTGCTTCAATTGTAAGTTTAGGATTTGCATTTTTTGCTTATTATTTATCTAAAAAACATATTGAGAATACTTTACCAACTCTTTTAAATGATAGAGCAAGTGTAAATAAACTATTTACACCAGCTTTAATCTTTGCAGCAGCACTTTTATCTTTTGCTCATGGTGCAAATGATGTATCAAATGCTATTGGACCATTAGCTGCTATTAATGATGCTATTGTAAATGCTGGACAAGTTGGTGGTACAGCACATATTCCTTTTTGGATTATGCTTGTTGGTGCTATTGGGATTGTAATTGGATTAATTTTATATGGACCAAGACTTATCAAAACTGTTGGAAATGAAATAACTGAACTTGATCAAATGAGAGGTTTTTCTATTGCAATGGCTACTGCTATTACAGTTATTGTTGCTAGTCAATTAGGACTTCCTGTATCTTCAACTCATATTACAATAGGTGGGGTATTTGGTGTTGGATTTTTAAGAGAAGCTCTTGATATGACAGAGAAAAATTATGTTCAAGATATTAGAGAAAAATTTAAAAAACATAAAAAAGAACTTGATAAATTAAAATCAGAGTTAGCTAAGCTTGAAATTATTAAAGATAAGTCAAAAGCAACTTATATTAAAATTGTAGAGAATTTCAAAAAAATTGATGAGATTGAAGAGATTGTTAAACAAGAAAAAAAAGATTTTAAAGAAGCTAAAGGTACTAAATATGTAAAAAGAGATGCAGTTAAGAAAATAGTTGCAGCATGGGTTATAACTGTACCAGCTTCAGCTCTTTTAGCAGCAGGGATTTTTTATATGATTAAAGGAATTGTTGCAGTATAA
- a CDS encoding DEAD/DEAH box helicase: MTFKDFNFKEQLQKSIEEAGFKEPSPIQMEAIPHILNGKDIVGQAHTGTGKTAAFGLPTLNQLSGKNAEALIIVPTRELAMQVSDEIYRFGKFLNLNTATVYGGQSYTRQLKLIESASVIVATPGRFLDLLRNEQIKIKPKFVILDEADEMLDMGFLDDIKEIFTYLPKQRQTLLFSATMPTAIKNLAKTILNEPEFVTITKADVTNSNITQTFYVVDERERDDALIRLFDYKNPKKAIIFCRTKKDVDRLSTFLVSQGFMAKALHGDMEQKQREEAIKAFKSSKLEILIATDVAARGLDVNDVTHVFNYHLPFDSESYVHRIGRTGRAGKDGVAISIVTPHEFKTLQRIEKTIGTKLESKVVPNISTVKEKKIDELKTNIVNQEIKDYAIDLVESLKDEFDISTIAFKLASIIASKTYVKGNNNIGKSEIDLKKLIETIAKGGDGRDDRRRSSSRGRERGRRDRDYGNNGGGRSRNRSSSSRGPKTNSDKPARTHRDRKKD, from the coding sequence ATGACTTTTAAAGATTTTAATTTTAAAGAGCAACTTCAAAAATCGATTGAAGAAGCTGGATTTAAAGAACCAAGCCCAATACAAATGGAAGCAATTCCACATATATTAAATGGAAAAGATATTGTTGGACAAGCTCATACAGGAACAGGTAAAACAGCAGCTTTTGGACTACCAACTCTAAATCAATTATCTGGTAAAAATGCAGAAGCATTAATCATTGTTCCTACAAGAGAACTTGCAATGCAAGTTTCTGATGAAATTTATAGATTTGGAAAGTTTTTAAATCTAAATACTGCAACAGTTTATGGTGGACAATCATACACTAGACAACTAAAACTTATAGAAAGTGCAAGTGTTATTGTTGCAACTCCAGGAAGATTTCTTGACTTACTAAGAAATGAACAAATAAAAATAAAACCAAAGTTTGTTATTTTAGATGAAGCAGATGAAATGCTTGATATGGGATTTTTAGATGATATTAAAGAAATATTTACTTATCTTCCAAAACAAAGACAAACACTTTTATTCTCGGCAACTATGCCAACTGCTATTAAAAATTTAGCAAAAACAATTTTGAATGAACCAGAATTTGTAACTATCACAAAAGCTGATGTTACAAATTCAAATATTACACAAACTTTTTATGTTGTAGATGAAAGAGAAAGAGATGATGCTCTTATTAGACTTTTTGACTATAAAAATCCAAAAAAAGCTATTATTTTTTGTAGAACAAAAAAAGATGTTGATAGACTATCGACTTTTTTAGTTTCTCAAGGATTTATGGCAAAAGCTCTTCATGGTGATATGGAACAAAAGCAAAGAGAAGAAGCAATAAAAGCTTTTAAATCTTCAAAGTTAGAGATTTTAATTGCTACTGATGTTGCGGCACGTGGACTAGATGTAAATGATGTAACGCACGTATTTAATTATCATTTGCCATTTGATAGTGAATCTTATGTACATAGAATAGGAAGAACAGGACGAGCAGGTAAAGATGGTGTTGCTATTTCAATTGTTACTCCTCATGAGTTTAAAACACTTCAAAGAATAGAAAAAACAATTGGTACAAAATTAGAATCAAAAGTTGTTCCAAATATATCAACAGTTAAAGAAAAGAAAATTGATGAGCTAAAAACAAATATAGTAAATCAAGAAATCAAAGATTATGCTATTGATTTAGTTGAAAGTTTAAAAGATGAGTTTGATATTTCTACAATTGCTTTTAAATTAGCTTCAATTATTGCTTCAAAAACTTATGTAAAAGGAAACAATAATATTGGTAAAAGTGAAATTGATCTTAAGAAACTTATAGAAACTATTGCTAAAGGTGGTGATGGTAGAGATGATAGAAGAAGATCATCTTCTCGTGGTAGAGAAAGAGGAAGAAGAGATAGAGATTATGGAAATAATGGTGGAGGAAGAAGTAGAAATAGAAGTTCATCTTCAAGAGGACCAAAAACTAATTCAGATAAACCGGCTAGAACTCATAGAGATAGAAAAAAAGATTAA
- the accB gene encoding acetyl-CoA carboxylase biotin carboxyl carrier protein: MDFKDIKELIRVFDKSELNKLRIKEADFEISMQRGFESGVTTVSTTPYVQATVAAPTTTPVQQNSNVVSSEENKSSAKDGLTINAPMVGTYYGAPSPESPDFVSVGDIVKKGQTLCILEAMKIMNEVEAEYDCKIIEILVQNGSPVEFDMPIFVVEKI, from the coding sequence ATGGATTTTAAAGATATAAAAGAGCTAATTAGAGTTTTTGATAAAAGTGAATTAAATAAACTTAGAATCAAAGAAGCTGATTTTGAAATTTCAATGCAAAGAGGATTTGAAAGTGGTGTTACAACTGTATCTACAACTCCTTATGTACAAGCAACAGTTGCAGCTCCTACTACAACACCAGTTCAACAAAACTCTAATGTAGTTTCATCTGAAGAAAATAAATCAAGTGCTAAAGATGGATTGACTATTAATGCTCCAATGGTTGGAACATATTATGGTGCACCATCTCCTGAATCTCCTGATTTTGTAAGTGTTGGAGATATAGTAAAAAAAGGTCAAACACTTTGTATTTTAGAAGCTATGAAAATTATGAATGAAGTTGAAGCAGAATATGATTGTAAAATTATTGAAATTTTAGTTCAAAATGGTTCACCTGTTGAATTTGATATGCCAATTTTTGTTGTTGAAAAAATATAA
- a CDS encoding LutC/YkgG family protein: protein MTSKEKILNSIKENNLVKDVKLPSYDNFGIKFEDKFETFSNMLESVGGKALRVSKEELDATIKELYPEEKIIVSNIDFCKLGNFDSNNFENAKDLKDVDLAIVKGNFAVAENGAIWMKNEENRHRALYFIAQNIVIVINEDEIVNNMHEAYEKINFEKSGFGVFISGPSKTADIEQSLVIGAHGPKSGYVIFIKS from the coding sequence ATGACTAGTAAAGAAAAAATTTTAAATTCTATTAAAGAGAATAATTTAGTAAAAGATGTGAAACTTCCATCTTATGATAATTTTGGTATTAAATTTGAGGATAAATTTGAAACATTTTCTAATATGCTTGAAAGTGTAGGGGGAAAAGCATTACGAGTTTCAAAAGAAGAACTTGATGCAACAATAAAAGAGTTATATCCAGAAGAAAAAATAATTGTATCAAATATAGATTTTTGTAAATTAGGAAACTTTGACTCAAATAATTTTGAAAATGCAAAAGATTTAAAAGATGTTGATTTAGCAATTGTAAAAGGTAATTTTGCTGTTGCAGAAAATGGTGCTATATGGATGAAGAATGAAGAGAATAGACATAGAGCATTATATTTTATTGCACAAAATATAGTAATTGTAATAAATGAAGATGAAATAGTAAACAATATGCATGAAGCTTATGAGAAAATTAATTTTGAAAAATCTGGATTTGGTGTATTTATATCAGGACCTTCAAAAACAGCAGATATAGAACAATCTTTAGTAATTGGAGCACATGGACCAAAATCTGGTTATGTAATTTTTATAAAATCTTAA
- a CDS encoding ABC transporter substrate binding protein, whose product MRYFLLFSILFFSFLNASQNKEVLLIHSYHKGYAWTDDISKAIEETFSEYTDIELTTVYMDTKRIDEAPYLETLAKLYKQQFDNRTFDLIIISDNNAFDFISKYYDYLFKDIPVLFCGINDYSKDSLEKLTFKDVSGVAEAVDIEKNFELISKIHPNLKNLLIINDKSITALAVKKDLTKFFEKYEKKFNIEYTDNLDINDLKTKASHLEKDNSAILFVLLFKDTTGKIFTYKQSFEAIRKVSQAPIYGLWDFYLNSGMVGGLLTSAVAQGKTVSKMALEVLNGKDIKDIPVVEKSPNLYIFNYNELKRFNITIPKYIDNPIIINEPKSIYKEHKNFFLITILTISLLSIIVIILRINIQRRAKLERELSNRIEFDKVLLDTIPNAIYYKNIDGNFLGCNTSFATLVSSTREEIIGKTAFDFFPEKIAIQNTNIDQEILRTLSTNSSEFTFYTPSNEMKHIVLNKAVYKNMDGNIGGIVCIMDDMTERIQQKQFLIQQSKLAEMGDMIAAIAHQWNEPLVELSALVQDIQTSYILDELKKSDVEDFVNDSMIQIKYMSQTLSDFRNFLKPSTKKVLFSLSKALNEINEIIGKQIFYSNINMSFNYKNKNEEILIYGYENEFKQVLLNIINNAKNKIIEKNLPLNKKGEININIERCEKYNKIEIIDDAGNIDDKIISYIFEPFFTTKEEGMGLGLYMAKIIIEDKMKGTISVKNDKNCAIFTIKLPFKKV is encoded by the coding sequence ATGAGATACTTTTTACTATTTAGCATATTATTTTTTAGCTTCTTAAATGCAAGTCAAAATAAAGAGGTGTTATTAATACATTCATATCATAAAGGATATGCTTGGACTGATGATATCTCAAAAGCTATTGAAGAAACATTTTCTGAATATACAGATATTGAGCTTACAACAGTTTATATGGACACTAAAAGGATAGATGAAGCTCCTTATTTAGAAACTCTTGCAAAATTATATAAACAACAATTTGATAATAGAACATTTGATTTAATAATAATTAGTGACAATAATGCTTTTGATTTTATATCAAAATATTATGATTATTTATTTAAAGATATACCTGTATTATTCTGTGGTATAAATGACTATAGCAAAGATAGTTTAGAAAAATTAACTTTCAAAGATGTTTCAGGAGTTGCTGAAGCAGTAGATATTGAAAAGAATTTTGAACTAATTTCAAAAATACATCCAAACTTAAAAAATCTTCTAATTATAAATGATAAATCAATTACAGCTTTAGCTGTAAAAAAAGATTTAACAAAGTTTTTTGAAAAATATGAAAAAAAATTTAATATTGAATATACAGATAATCTTGATATAAATGACCTAAAAACAAAAGCTTCACATCTTGAAAAAGATAATAGTGCTATTTTATTTGTTCTATTATTTAAAGATACCACAGGAAAAATATTTACATATAAACAAAGTTTTGAGGCAATTAGAAAAGTCAGTCAAGCTCCTATTTACGGTTTATGGGATTTTTATTTAAATAGTGGAATGGTTGGAGGATTATTAACTTCAGCAGTAGCTCAAGGGAAAACTGTATCTAAAATGGCATTAGAAGTATTAAATGGAAAAGATATAAAAGATATACCTGTTGTTGAAAAATCACCAAATCTTTATATATTTAACTATAACGAATTAAAAAGATTTAATATTACTATTCCAAAATATATTGATAATCCTATAATTATAAATGAACCTAAATCAATATATAAAGAGCATAAGAATTTCTTTCTAATTACAATTTTAACAATTTCTTTACTAAGTATTATTGTTATTATACTACGAATTAATATTCAAAGAAGAGCTAAACTTGAAAGAGAACTTTCAAATAGAATAGAGTTTGATAAAGTTCTTCTTGATACGATTCCTAATGCAATTTATTATAAAAATATAGATGGAAACTTTTTAGGTTGCAATACTTCTTTTGCAACATTAGTAAGTTCTACTCGAGAAGAGATAATAGGTAAAACTGCTTTTGATTTCTTTCCAGAAAAAATTGCTATTCAAAATACAAATATAGATCAAGAGATATTAAGAACACTTAGTACAAATAGTTCTGAATTTACTTTTTATACTCCATCAAATGAGATGAAACATATTGTTCTAAATAAAGCTGTATATAAAAATATGGATGGAAATATTGGAGGAATCGTTTGTATTATGGATGATATGACAGAAAGAATACAACAAAAACAATTCTTAATTCAACAAAGTAAATTAGCAGAAATGGGAGATATGATAGCAGCAATTGCTCATCAATGGAATGAACCTCTAGTTGAATTATCAGCACTTGTACAAGATATTCAGACATCATATATTTTAGATGAATTAAAAAAAAGTGATGTTGAAGATTTTGTTAATGACTCTATGATACAAATAAAATATATGTCTCAAACATTAAGTGACTTTAGGAATTTTTTAAAACCATCAACAAAGAAAGTACTTTTTTCACTTTCAAAAGCATTGAATGAGATAAATGAGATAATAGGAAAACAAATATTTTATTCAAATATAAATATGTCTTTTAACTATAAAAATAAGAATGAAGAAATATTAATATATGGATATGAAAATGAATTTAAACAAGTTTTATTAAATATTATAAATAATGCAAAGAATAAAATTATTGAAAAAAATCTTCCTCTAAATAAAAAAGGAGAGATAAATATAAATATTGAGAGATGTGAAAAATATAATAAAATAGAAATTATTGATGATGCTGGCAATATTGATGATAAAATTATAAGTTATATTTTTGAACCATTTTTTACAACAAAAGAAGAGGGAATGGGACTTGGTCTTTATATGGCAAAGATAATCATAGAAGATAAAATGAAAGGTACAATCAGTGTTAAAAATGATAAAAATTGTGCTATTTTTACAATAAAACTTCCATTTAAAAAGGTTTAA
- a CDS encoding deoxycytidylate deaminase, producing MLNDKSFINIAKEIAKASKCVSKQVGAVIVKDGRILSTGYNGTPAGYINCSEHWNNEYTKDHHEWSKTYEIHAEMNAIIWAARKGIAIEGGTIYVTLEPCSECSKNLIASGIKRIVYEKSYEHTNSKIISKFLKDNGVEIEQIENICE from the coding sequence ATGTTAAATGATAAAAGTTTTATAAATATTGCTAAAGAGATAGCAAAAGCTTCAAAATGTGTATCAAAACAAGTAGGAGCAGTTATCGTAAAAGATGGGAGAATCCTATCAACTGGATATAATGGAACTCCAGCAGGATATATAAACTGTAGTGAACATTGGAATAATGAATATACAAAAGATCATCATGAATGGTCAAAAACTTATGAAATCCATGCTGAGATGAATGCAATTATTTGGGCAGCAAGAAAAGGGATAGCAATAGAAGGTGGAACTATTTATGTAACACTTGAACCTTGCAGTGAATGTTCAAAAAACTTAATTGCTAGTGGAATAAAAAGAATTGTTTATGAAAAATCTTATGAACATACAAACTCTAAAATTATCTCAAAATTTCTAAAAGACAATGGTGTTGAAATAGAGCAAATAGAAAATATTTGTGAATAA